One window from the genome of Actinoplanes teichomyceticus ATCC 31121 encodes:
- a CDS encoding helix-turn-helix domain-containing protein has translation MIGLVVHAAHRARFADAARTLTGVTFAWAVYEHEHEIRDRVASLLREHRPDGLLLGLVPYARSRDLIPDGLPVRVTRSAALDLALAWARARGNGWPATPVSIDTFASETVDEVAAALDLDRTAIASLPFEPDQPVADVVAFHREHLERTGAPYVISGRMGVAAALDGRTAVLHALATPGTIRADLHELALRIRNKRADAQRFAAGLFLVAGPPHTGPDRARAGLQHLLGDTPEFADAWIDRRGARGVLVLAPASLFEAVTRQWVGLPVLAEARDTLGVRVVAGFGIGGSARLSVTLAERAAARAEQDAEPGAYLFTGDGMTIGPMGVSAVPLTYTYREHGGLEELAGRAGLSAATLSRLAAVERGLDGRPLSPGELARTLGITDPSGRRLIRKLTGAGLVAETGSAQEHRKGRPSRLYRLAITRALEAGR, from the coding sequence ATGATCGGGCTGGTGGTGCACGCCGCCCACCGCGCGCGCTTCGCCGACGCGGCGCGCACGCTGACCGGCGTCACGTTCGCCTGGGCGGTCTACGAGCACGAGCACGAGATCCGCGACCGGGTCGCGTCCCTGCTGCGCGAGCACCGGCCGGACGGGCTGCTGCTCGGCCTGGTGCCGTACGCCCGCTCCCGCGACCTGATCCCGGACGGCCTGCCGGTCCGCGTCACCCGCTCGGCCGCCCTGGACCTCGCGCTGGCCTGGGCGCGCGCCCGCGGCAACGGCTGGCCGGCCACCCCGGTCAGCATCGACACCTTCGCGAGCGAGACGGTCGACGAGGTCGCCGCCGCGCTGGATCTGGACCGCACCGCGATCGCGTCCCTGCCGTTCGAGCCGGACCAGCCGGTCGCCGACGTGGTCGCGTTCCACCGCGAGCACCTGGAGCGCACCGGCGCGCCGTACGTGATCAGCGGCCGGATGGGTGTCGCCGCCGCGCTGGACGGCCGGACCGCCGTGCTGCACGCCCTGGCCACCCCCGGCACCATCCGCGCCGACCTGCACGAACTTGCCCTGCGGATCCGCAACAAGCGGGCCGACGCTCAGCGCTTCGCGGCCGGGCTGTTCCTGGTCGCCGGGCCGCCGCACACCGGCCCGGACCGGGCGCGCGCCGGGCTGCAGCACCTGCTGGGCGACACGCCCGAGTTCGCCGACGCCTGGATCGACCGCCGCGGAGCCCGCGGGGTGCTGGTCCTCGCGCCCGCGTCACTGTTCGAGGCGGTCACCCGCCAGTGGGTGGGGCTGCCGGTACTCGCCGAGGCCCGCGACACGCTCGGGGTACGCGTGGTCGCCGGTTTCGGCATCGGCGGGTCGGCGCGGCTCAGCGTCACCCTGGCCGAGCGTGCCGCGGCCCGCGCCGAGCAGGACGCCGAGCCGGGCGCCTACCTGTTCACCGGCGACGGGATGACGATCGGGCCGATGGGCGTCTCCGCCGTACCGCTCACCTACACCTACCGCGAGCACGGCGGACTGGAGGAGCTGGCCGGCCGGGCCGGGCTCAGCGCCGCCACGCTCTCCCGGCTCGCCGCCGTCGAGCGCGGGCTGGACGGCCGCCCGCTCTCCCCCGGCGAACTGGCGCGCACGCTGGGCATCACCGATCCCAGCGGTCGGCGGCTGATCCGCAAACTGACCGGCGCGGGCCTGGTCGCCGAGACCGGCAGCGCGCAGGAGCACCGCAAGGGCCGCCCGTCCCGGCTCTACCGGCTCGCGATCACGCGGGCGCTGGAGGCCGGCCGGTGA
- a CDS encoding amidohydrolase/deacetylase family metallohydrolase codes for MTWDLLLAGGEPYDVAVRDGRIAATGPGLPRDATRVVDVSGCLVTPGLIDLHTHVGPGYWGIDPDPVAWYCGVTTWVDAGSAGAYTVAGLRRVAQSAAVRVHALLNISAVGLAGRTGESRDLANCDVPLAIDAIQANRDLFHGVKVRIDRETVGANGVEPLRRGLAVAQACGVPVMVHIGAAPPALDEVLDLLRPGDIVTHCASGIAAPLGPAVRAAAGRGVLLDIGHGSGGFAFDVLEAQLAAGLRPFTVSTDLHARSVHGPVFDLPTTIAKLLAAGVALSEALAAATANPARALGLPGGSLTVGGPADIAVFEVREQPLPVVDAHRQVRVSPLRLVNRATYVAGRPLPPRLPAPPAPWVPLTDAQRTALDERARHLRDLLSTPLVGVDGLAEQFPRHQPRSS; via the coding sequence GTGACCTGGGACCTGCTGCTGGCCGGGGGCGAGCCGTACGACGTGGCGGTGCGCGACGGCCGGATCGCCGCGACCGGCCCGGGCCTGCCGCGGGACGCCACCCGGGTCGTCGACGTCTCCGGCTGCCTGGTCACCCCCGGCCTGATCGACCTGCACACCCATGTCGGGCCGGGCTACTGGGGCATCGACCCGGACCCGGTCGCCTGGTACTGCGGCGTCACCACCTGGGTGGACGCCGGGTCGGCGGGGGCCTACACGGTGGCCGGGCTGCGCCGGGTGGCGCAGAGCGCGGCGGTGCGGGTGCACGCGCTGCTGAACATCTCCGCGGTGGGACTGGCCGGGCGTACCGGGGAGAGCCGGGACCTGGCCAACTGCGACGTGCCGCTGGCGATCGACGCCATCCAGGCCAACCGCGACCTGTTCCACGGGGTCAAGGTGCGCATCGACCGTGAGACGGTCGGCGCCAACGGCGTCGAGCCGCTGCGCCGCGGCCTGGCCGTGGCACAGGCGTGCGGGGTGCCGGTCATGGTCCACATCGGCGCCGCGCCGCCGGCCCTCGACGAGGTGCTCGATCTGCTGCGCCCCGGCGACATCGTGACGCACTGCGCCAGCGGCATCGCCGCGCCGCTGGGCCCGGCGGTGCGGGCCGCGGCCGGACGGGGCGTGCTGCTGGATATCGGGCACGGGTCCGGCGGCTTCGCCTTCGACGTGCTGGAGGCTCAGCTGGCGGCGGGGCTGCGACCCTTCACGGTCTCCACCGATCTGCACGCCCGGTCGGTGCACGGGCCGGTCTTCGACCTGCCCACCACGATCGCCAAGCTGCTCGCCGCCGGCGTCGCGCTGAGCGAGGCGCTCGCCGCGGCGACCGCGAACCCGGCCCGCGCGCTGGGCCTGCCGGGCGGGTCGCTCACCGTCGGCGGCCCGGCCGACATCGCCGTCTTCGAGGTACGCGAGCAGCCCCTGCCCGTGGTCGACGCCCACCGCCAGGTGCGGGTCTCCCCCCTGCGCCTGGTGAATCGGGCGACGTACGTGGCCGGCCGGCCCCTGCCGCCGCGACTGCCCGCCCCACCGGCCCCGTGGGTCCCGCTCACCGACGCGCAGCGCACCGCCCTGGACGAGCGGGCCCGCCATCTCCGAGACCTGCTGTCCACCCCGCTGGTCGGGGTGGACGGGCTGGCCGAACAGTTCCCGCGACACCAACCGAGGAGTTCCTGA
- a CDS encoding RidA family protein, with amino-acid sequence MPKRAVMTDKAAPAGGPYSHAVVAGDTVYLAGAIPARPDGTRVTGSFAEQAHAAFANLAAVAEAAGASLDDAVRVGVYLRDFGDFEEMNEIYQQYIRGEHRPVRTTLPVPLVGFDIEIDAVLYIGE; translated from the coding sequence ATGCCCAAGCGCGCTGTGATGACCGACAAGGCGGCGCCGGCCGGTGGCCCATACTCGCACGCGGTCGTGGCCGGCGACACCGTCTACCTGGCGGGCGCCATCCCGGCCCGGCCCGACGGCACCCGGGTGACCGGCAGCTTCGCCGAGCAGGCGCACGCCGCGTTCGCCAACCTGGCGGCCGTCGCCGAGGCGGCCGGGGCCAGCCTGGACGACGCCGTACGGGTCGGGGTGTACCTGCGCGACTTCGGGGACTTCGAGGAGATGAACGAGATCTACCAGCAGTACATCCGGGGCGAGCACCGGCCGGTGCGGACCACCCTGCCGGTGCCGCTGGTCGGCTTCGACATCGAGATCGACGCGGTTCTCTACATCGGAGAGTGA
- a CDS encoding serine/threonine-protein kinase, producing the protein MPNPGELLGGRYRLDDRIAAGGMGEVWAATDTVLSRPVAVKTLLGGHGTDPGFRTRFRHEAQAMAALRHPGVVAVYDFGDTGDDDAYLVMARVGGQPLNRLLADRGHLSVAETMSIVAQAAHALHAAHEAGIVHRDVKPGNLIIEPDGTVVLVDFGVARSANSVTLTGAREVVGTALYIAPEQVSKRATGPAADIYALGAVAYHCLAGRPPFLGDNPLVIALQHVTDEPPSLPREVPRPVRDLIGIALAKDPAERYPSAAALAAAAEAAAGTAAGDTLAATGVLADPAVTAGAGAPDRAAGAADPQAATRPVPAGAAAAFAGRALVGGPRYPDPGPARDGHTMAGATAAALGTAIATVVGADRADDRPAGAPPGSAGAPERGRRRALAAAAAVLLLLGLSAAIALADPFHLFDGGPQGTPPGAGTPSPAVSASPEPATSRRREQGGGPAERTRGPAATAPGAATTGATGTSGTTRPTTTAPAGTAATTTAPAPTTAAPTPTTGGEDGGNENDGGNEGDGGDENDDSGPGGGDEGGNSGPGGGAG; encoded by the coding sequence ATGCCTAACCCCGGAGAGTTGCTCGGTGGACGGTACCGGCTCGACGACCGGATCGCGGCGGGTGGCATGGGTGAGGTCTGGGCCGCCACCGACACCGTGCTCAGCCGCCCGGTCGCGGTGAAGACGCTGCTGGGCGGCCACGGGACCGACCCCGGCTTCCGGACCCGGTTCCGGCACGAGGCCCAGGCGATGGCCGCGCTGCGGCACCCGGGTGTCGTGGCCGTGTACGACTTCGGCGACACCGGCGACGACGACGCCTACCTGGTCATGGCCCGGGTCGGCGGGCAGCCGCTGAACCGGCTGCTCGCCGACCGCGGCCACCTCTCGGTGGCCGAGACGATGTCGATCGTGGCACAGGCCGCACACGCCCTGCACGCCGCGCACGAGGCCGGGATCGTGCACCGCGACGTCAAGCCCGGCAATCTGATCATCGAGCCCGACGGCACCGTGGTGCTGGTCGACTTCGGGGTGGCCCGGTCGGCGAACTCGGTGACCCTGACCGGCGCCCGCGAGGTGGTCGGCACCGCCCTGTACATCGCGCCCGAGCAGGTGTCCAAGCGGGCCACCGGACCGGCCGCGGACATCTACGCGCTGGGCGCCGTGGCCTACCACTGCCTGGCCGGGCGGCCGCCGTTCCTGGGCGACAACCCGCTGGTGATCGCACTGCAGCACGTCACCGACGAGCCGCCGTCGCTGCCCCGGGAGGTGCCGCGTCCGGTCCGGGACCTGATCGGCATCGCGCTCGCCAAGGATCCGGCCGAACGCTACCCGTCCGCCGCGGCGCTGGCCGCGGCGGCGGAGGCGGCGGCCGGCACCGCGGCCGGCGACACCCTGGCGGCGACCGGCGTCCTGGCCGACCCGGCGGTCACGGCCGGCGCCGGCGCGCCGGACCGGGCGGCCGGCGCGGCCGACCCGCAAGCGGCGACCCGGCCGGTGCCGGCCGGCGCCGCGGCGGCGTTCGCCGGTCGCGCCCTGGTCGGTGGCCCGCGGTATCCCGATCCCGGTCCGGCGCGCGACGGCCACACCATGGCCGGCGCGACGGCGGCGGCGCTCGGCACGGCCATCGCGACGGTCGTCGGCGCGGACCGCGCCGACGACCGGCCGGCCGGCGCGCCGCCCGGGTCGGCCGGCGCGCCGGAGCGGGGCCGCCGGCGCGCCCTGGCCGCGGCGGCGGCCGTCCTGCTCCTGCTCGGGTTGAGTGCGGCGATCGCTCTCGCCGACCCGTTCCACCTGTTCGACGGCGGGCCGCAGGGTACGCCGCCGGGCGCCGGCACCCCGTCCCCGGCCGTCTCGGCCAGCCCGGAACCGGCCACCTCCCGGCGGCGCGAGCAGGGCGGTGGGCCGGCCGAGCGGACGCGCGGCCCGGCCGCCACCGCGCCCGGCGCCGCGACGACCGGCGCGACCGGCACGAGCGGCACGACCCGGCCCACCACGACGGCGCCGGCCGGGACCGCGGCCACCACCACCGCGCCTGCGCCGACGACGGCGGCCCCGACGCCGACCACCGGCGGCGAGGACGGCGGGAACGAGAACGACGGCGGGAACGAGGGCGACGGCGGGGACGAGAACGACGACAGCGGGCCGGGCGGCGGCGACGAGGGCGGGAACAGCGGTCCCGGCGGGGGCGCGGGCTGA